A window of the Microplitis mediator isolate UGA2020A chromosome 5, iyMicMedi2.1, whole genome shotgun sequence genome harbors these coding sequences:
- the LOC130668550 gene encoding protein-associating with the carboxyl-terminal domain of ezrin has product MGNEKSALSGLKIDEKAIEITDFWLHHSANLNGANPSTVSVFISEPSLQSCPNFGKPSPLERTAKNLMLHRHPCILKYISSWRKGSSYYLATEEVKPLAQVIGTQTTLQICIGLHSILRALIFLHEKALASHNNVCSSSIYVTPEGSWKLGGLEFLCRFTDFNQAYLKKIKNFRYEKAIAPEEDGNALETQLNPVGIDQYAFGVLTEEVLRLKNADDVPALAEFKEICRRSLQNSDPLLRTKLSTLLSNPFFTHDFINIHEFLMELPLKTEAEKEEFFSNLVPQLKSFPEKIVAEQLGRLLLSRMVLLDSTAQQKLLPCVLKPKTEDNEQDTSLFTVSTFKSHLVPKLLQMFCVRDTSIRLLLLSHLNSFIYAFQLDELKSQILPELLVGIKDHDDHLVSTTLRALADLVPILGAAAVIGGKRGKLFTDGRPNHNQIRREVSARSNQRTERANISNSNNNNNIINDNGIDSLPTVLELPERPSPDGGEDRIESGLILAEEESTWSDWDAHEVAITKTINTDIPSGQPDIDVVQPYDDKSASASAGSESADGVKTSAIKKDKFNYNKKNIISDIRELDIKHSKTMQQTASEEVDFFTDMEPIIEKQNVIHVDQVKTEKSVFDVKVNGAQDNGDDDGWGEDLDDWGDNTLELED; this is encoded by the exons ATGGGAAATGAGAAAAGTGCCCTAAGTGGgctgaaaattgacgaaaagGCGATCGAGATAACAGATTTCTGGCTACATCACAGTGCTAATTTGAATGGCGCGAATCCTTCAACGGTATCGGTGTTTATCAGCGAGCCTTCATTGCAGTCGTGTCCAAACTTTGGGAAACCATCACCCCTTGAAAGGACAGCCAAG AACTTGATGCTACATCGGCATCCATGCATCCTGAAGTACATATCATCCTGGAGAAAAGGCAGCAGTTATTATCTAGCTACTGAGGAAGTGAAACCACTTGCCCAAGTGATCGGCACCCAGACGACCCTGCAAATTTGCATTGGGCTCCACAGTATTCTACGAGCTCTGatatttttacatgaaaaaGCTCTTGCTTCTCACAATAATGTCTGCAGCAGCTCGATCTACGTCACTCCAGAGGGCTCCTGGAAGCTCGGAGGTCTGGAATTTCTGTGCAGGTTCACCGATTTTAACCAGGcgtacttgaaaaaaataaaaaactttcgcTACGAGAAAGCCATCGCTCCTGAAGAAGATGGAAATGCATTGGAGACACAATTAAACCCTGTGGGGATTGACCAGTATGCTTTTGGTGTCCTCACTGAAGAAGTTTTACGGTTAAAAAATGCTG atGACGTTCCAGCTCTAGCAGAATTTAAAGAAATCTGCCGACGCAGCTTGCAAAACTCTGATCCTCTATTGAGGACAAAGTTATCGACTTTATTATCCAATCCGTTTTTTACACATgactttataaatattcatgaatttttaatggagCTGCCTCTGAAAACTGAAGCAGAaaaagaagaatttttttc gaatctAGTGCCACAGCTTAAATCATTCCCTGAAAAAATAGTTGCTGAACAACTAGGCCGTCTGTTGTTATCACGAATGGTACTGCTGGACAGTACAGCTCAACAAAAATTACTACCGTGTGTATTGAAGCCAAAAACAGAAGACAATGAGCAGGACACCAGTCTGTTTACGGTATCAACATTCAAAAGTCACCTGGTACCAAAATTACTGCAAATGTTTTGTGTCCGGGACACATCGATACGCTTACTGCTATTATCgcatttaaattcatttatctaCGCCTTCCAATTGGACGAATTGAAGAGCCAAATACTGCCTGAGCTTCTTGTAGGAATAAAAGATCATGATGATCATCTGGTCAGCACAACACTGCGTGCGCTGGCTGATCTAGTGCCAATACTGGGCGCAGCTGCCGTAATCGGCGGGAAACGgggtaaattatttactgacgGACGTCCTAATCACAACCAAATCAGACGTGAAGTCTCTGCTAGAAGCAACCAAAGAACTGAACGTGCTAATattagtaatagtaataataataataatattatcaatgataatGGTATCGATAGTCTGCCAACTGTACTAGAGTTACCTGAGCGACCGTCACCTGACGGCGGAGAAGATCGGATTGAATCGGGTTTGATTTTAGCTGAGGAAGAAAGCACTTGGTCTGATTGGGATGCTCATGAAGTAGCCATCACCAAGACAATTAATACTGACATTCCTAGTGGTCAACCGGATATTGATGTAGTCCAGCCGTATGATGATAAATCAGCATCAGCATCTGCGGGATCGGAAAGTGCCGATGGGGTAAAAACGTCGGCgattaaaaaagataaatttaattacaataagaaaaatattatctcTGATATTCGGGAACTGGATATCAAACATTCCAAGACAATGCAACAAACTGCCAGCGAAGAGgttgatttttttacagaCATGGAGCCGATTATTGAGAAACAAAATGTCATTCATGTTGACCAAGTCAAGACGGAGAAAAGCGTTTTTGATGTTAAAGTTAATGGCGCTCAGGACAATGGAGATGATGACGGCTGGGGTGAAGATCTAGACGATTGGGGTGACAACACCCTCGAGCTAGaagattaa
- the LOC130668555 gene encoding NADH dehydrogenase (ubiquinone) complex I, assembly factor 6: protein MNKTRLLTKITSDKLNRSVSTVKKQSPTKYCLQLVRKHDYENYLCSLLLPKNLQLPAIAIRALNVEISLVQEHSRELAISNMRYTFWNDTIAKIFDNKPPEAPVPLELSRILRTHKLSKRYFQRLLDARWSKSQSASFLDLAAIEKYSEDTVSSIYYLLLEVKDIKDVNVDHVASHVGKAQGIVNLLRSVPYHARRRNLVLPQDIMMQNNVSSESVFRGEASKDLNEVIFAVASRAHQHLDKAKNLRKSIKKNLDHIFLPAVIVERFLKRLQYADFNIYDKQLHTKENMLPFHLWWAKLFTEW, encoded by the exons ATGAATAAAACACGtttgttaacaaaaataacttcagataaattaaatagatcTGTCAGTACTGTCAAAAAACAATCTCCAACCAAATATTGTTTACAACTTGTCag gaAACATGATtacgaaaattatttatgttcatTGTTGCTgcctaaaaatttacaattaccGGCAATAGCGATAAGAGCACTCAATGTCGAGATATCACTTGTCCAAGAACACTCACGTGAATTAGCAATAAGTAATATGAGATATACATTTTGGAATGACACAATTgctaaaatatttgataacaaACCACCCGAAGCTCCTGTACCCTTAGAATTATCacga ATACTGAGGACACATAAATTATCTAAGAGATATTTCCAACGTTTGCTGGACGCTCGATGGAGTAAGTCACAGTCAGCATCATTTTTAGACCTGGCAGCTATAGAAAAATACTCAGAAGACACAGTGTCGTcgatttactatttattattagaagTTAAAGACATCAAAGACGTTAATGTAGACCATGTGGCCAGTCATGTAGGCAAAGCCCAAGGTATTGTGAATTTATTGCGATCAGTTCCCTATCATGCGCGGCGAAGGAATCTTGTCCTTCCCCAGGATATCATGATGCAGAATAACGTTTCATCAGAGTCGGTCTTTCGTGGTGAGGCCAGCAAAGATTTGAATGAAGTTATTTTTGCAGTCGCTTCACGTGCTCACCAACATTTAgacaaa GCGAAAAACTTAAGGaagagtattaaaaaaaatttggatcacatttttttaccagctgtCATTGTTGagagatttttaaaaagactTCAGTACGcggattttaatatttatgacaaACAATTACATACTAAAGAAAATATGCTACCGTTTCATTTATGGTGggctaaattatttactgaatggtaa